A region from the Lentisphaera profundi genome encodes:
- a CDS encoding DUF1289 domain-containing protein yields MKQISNNKNIVSPCINKCKLNKNDVCTSCYRSISEIMGWGDKPNNEKLNILYRSNLRKQKLAHVEL; encoded by the coding sequence ATGAAGCAAATCTCAAATAATAAAAATATCGTAAGTCCATGTATCAACAAATGTAAACTTAACAAAAATGATGTTTGTACCAGCTGCTATAGGTCCATTTCAGAAATTATGGGATGGGGAGATAAGCCGAATAATGAGAAACTAAATATTTTGTACCGATCTAATTTAAGAAAACAAAAACTCGCACATGTAGAACTATGA
- a CDS encoding DUF6435 family protein has translation MFSFLKSDPVKKLKKEYEKKVAEAMNAQRNGDIKTYSSLISESEKMWSEIQKLENQ, from the coding sequence ATGTTTTCTTTTTTGAAGTCTGATCCCGTTAAAAAGTTAAAGAAAGAGTATGAAAAAAAAGTTGCTGAGGCAATGAATGCTCAAAGAAATGGTGATATAAAAACGTACTCTTCTTTAATTAGTGAATCAGAGAAAATGTGGTCTGAGATTCAAAAGCTAGAAAATCAATAA
- a CDS encoding YdeI/OmpD-associated family protein, giving the protein MIKPDPAKFEYFKTPGQLSHWLQVNHAIESECWLKIFKKGSGVPSVTWNEVVIEILCWGWIDGIKKSLDDQAYLQRITPRKKASNWSKRNTEHVERLISQGRMEAPGLVHVRAAKADGRWVKAYVVSEMTVPSDFIEVLEKTPKAKQFYETLNKSNRYVIAHGLDSAKKPETRLRRFNKFMDMIIREEKP; this is encoded by the coding sequence ATGATTAAACCCGATCCAGCGAAATTCGAGTATTTTAAAACGCCAGGCCAACTGAGTCATTGGCTACAAGTGAACCATGCTATCGAAAGCGAATGCTGGCTAAAAATCTTCAAAAAGGGATCTGGAGTTCCAAGCGTGACTTGGAACGAAGTCGTAATAGAGATTCTATGCTGGGGCTGGATCGATGGTATTAAGAAGTCACTTGATGACCAAGCCTATCTTCAGCGGATCACTCCAAGAAAGAAGGCCAGTAATTGGTCTAAGAGAAATACAGAACATGTTGAGCGCCTCATAAGCCAAGGTCGAATGGAGGCTCCCGGACTTGTGCATGTTCGTGCAGCAAAAGCGGATGGTCGTTGGGTGAAAGCTTACGTAGTTAGTGAAATGACAGTTCCTTCGGACTTTATAGAAGTACTTGAGAAAACACCGAAAGCAAAACAATTTTATGAAACGCTCAATAAATCTAATCGCTATGTAATTGCACATGGACTAGACAGTGCAAAGAAACCAGAAACTAGACTGAGGAGATTTAATAAATTCATGGATATGATAATCCGTGAAGAGAAGCCTTAA
- a CDS encoding DUF4240 domain-containing protein has protein sequence MKLNEFWQIIDNAHNESNGSMDKKCRILKNKLSTLSHEQLIAFSSHFDTMNHNSYTWPLWGAAYLLNGGCSDDSFTDFRTTLISMGKNTYSRALHDPNTLSEVKFDQNDPCYEGYEYAVNDVLQEQLGDIPKSTSPFPIEPKGEEWDEDELEILFPTLKCIEDQIISQIKPWWKFW, from the coding sequence ATGAAGCTAAATGAATTTTGGCAAATCATCGATAATGCTCACAATGAATCGAATGGTTCCATGGATAAAAAATGTAGGATTTTGAAAAATAAATTATCGACTTTATCACATGAACAACTAATTGCATTTTCTTCACATTTTGATACAATGAACCACAATTCATATACATGGCCTCTATGGGGAGCTGCATATCTGTTAAATGGCGGTTGCTCTGATGATTCTTTTACAGATTTTCGCACCACTCTGATATCTATGGGGAAAAACACATACAGCCGTGCACTTCATGATCCCAATACTTTATCTGAAGTGAAATTTGATCAAAATGATCCTTGTTATGAGGGTTATGAATATGCAGTCAATGATGTGCTACAAGAACAATTAGGTGATATACCAAAAAGTACATCACCATTTCCTATTGAACCCAAAGGTGAAGAATGGGATGAAGATGAGCTAGAAATACTCTTCCCTACACTAAAATGTATTGAAGATCAAATCATATCCCAAATTAAACCATGGTGGAAATTCTGGTGA
- a CDS encoding zinc ribbon domain-containing protein: MNNSCPHCGSQINDGFNYCPACTRIVQNYQNCEKCIEPYSDSAENCPHCQHKTPSQQQQLATTLDLEVQATRVGALFTGGSITALFFPPIIKVSNGRINVTKWSFLGLRTHHQEIQVTRVASVRYTKGIIWGGLLVETFGGAAEDLSEKGLRQEDAKLMAEQLKSCLKD, translated from the coding sequence ATGAATAACTCATGTCCACATTGTGGATCTCAGATAAACGATGGTTTCAACTACTGTCCTGCCTGTACACGAATTGTGCAGAACTATCAAAATTGTGAAAAATGTATTGAACCATACTCTGATAGTGCCGAAAATTGTCCGCACTGTCAACATAAAACGCCTTCTCAGCAACAACAATTAGCGACTACTTTAGATCTAGAAGTTCAAGCCACTCGAGTTGGTGCATTATTTACAGGAGGAAGTATTACGGCTCTATTTTTTCCTCCTATCATCAAAGTATCTAATGGCAGAATTAATGTAACCAAATGGAGTTTTTTGGGTTTACGTACACATCATCAGGAAATACAGGTTACCCGAGTTGCATCGGTTAGATATACAAAAGGAATTATTTGGGGAGGTTTGTTAGTCGAAACCTTTGGTGGTGCCGCCGAAGATCTTTCAGAAAAAGGTTTACGACAAGAAGATGCCAAATTAATGGCAGAACAACTAAAATCTTGTCTGAAAGATTAA
- a CDS encoding IS110 family transposase has protein sequence MKVTEKIVEVNANHILNIGVDVSSRKLDVHFECALQINKREVYREQIKNRSDEIEKSLKKYLSVAQTKGFLNLRIVCEPTGPYSINLLAMAKHLNCLTAYVSGEAVKNSKVIEFNGTNKNDLVDAEVINSLAERNKVLIHRTYSAEYTRLRILNSHYEDIDKAYVSSRNQVHSTLKQLWPDWSSKKSILYSRTGEALYKCYGLNPWKIVSHNYSYFAKRMRTHCKGVWSSTLKQIYRDAELSVKGHCSDASSTLESILGDHYENYLRGKQRKASLKDEMSEILSEIRQEDPRIPQARKNFISEFHIARLLAETGPLSDFSNLDQLNKYLGLNLRERQSGDYQGKVRLSKRGRSLARKVLSLVTLSLVRKKHLYGPDYHRIKTEKDKPGKLLMCIFMKKFLKSFFGIYRSNQSFDPRRLFIDRGKYEKLNSPIALEAVI, from the coding sequence ATGAAAGTAACAGAAAAAATCGTAGAAGTCAATGCCAACCATATCCTAAACATCGGTGTAGACGTCTCTAGTCGAAAATTAGATGTCCATTTTGAATGTGCATTACAAATCAATAAGCGTGAAGTCTATCGTGAGCAAATAAAAAATCGAAGTGATGAGATAGAAAAATCACTTAAGAAATATTTATCAGTAGCTCAAACTAAAGGATTCTTGAATCTAAGAATTGTGTGTGAACCTACGGGCCCATATTCGATTAATCTCTTAGCGATGGCCAAGCACTTGAACTGTCTTACTGCCTATGTCAGTGGCGAAGCCGTAAAGAACTCCAAAGTTATTGAGTTTAATGGAACTAATAAAAATGATCTAGTTGACGCAGAAGTTATCAATAGCTTAGCCGAGCGTAATAAGGTACTGATTCATCGGACATATTCTGCTGAATATACGCGTTTACGAATTCTCAATAGTCATTACGAAGATATTGATAAAGCTTATGTGTCTAGCCGAAATCAAGTTCATAGTACCCTGAAGCAGCTCTGGCCCGATTGGTCGAGTAAAAAATCTATACTGTACTCTCGAACAGGTGAGGCACTCTATAAATGCTACGGCCTTAATCCCTGGAAAATAGTTAGCCATAATTACTCATATTTTGCAAAGCGTATGAGAACTCACTGCAAAGGTGTGTGGTCATCAACCCTCAAACAAATCTATCGTGATGCTGAACTGAGCGTCAAAGGTCATTGCTCGGACGCTTCAAGTACTTTGGAATCAATTTTAGGAGATCACTACGAGAACTACTTACGTGGAAAGCAGCGTAAAGCGAGTTTAAAAGATGAGATGAGTGAGATATTAAGTGAGATCCGACAAGAAGATCCCCGTATCCCTCAAGCACGTAAAAACTTCATTTCCGAGTTTCATATAGCAAGACTCTTGGCTGAAACAGGTCCGCTCAGTGATTTCAGTAATCTTGATCAGCTAAATAAATATCTAGGACTCAATCTGCGAGAGCGTCAAAGCGGTGATTATCAGGGCAAGGTACGCTTAAGTAAACGCGGGCGTTCCTTAGCACGAAAGGTGCTATCATTAGTGACCTTATCTTTAGTAAGAAAAAAACATCTTTATGGTCCAGATTATCACCGTATCAAAACAGAGAAAGATAAGCCAGGTAAATTGTTAATGTGCATTTTTATGAAGAAATTTCTGAAGTCATTTTTTGGCATATATCGAAGTAATCAAAGCTTTGACCCGAGGCGCCTCTTTATCGATCGAGGGAAGTATGAAAAGTTGAACTCGCCAATAGCTCTCGAAGCCGTTATCTAA
- the panB gene encoding 3-methyl-2-oxobutanoate hydroxymethyltransferase produces the protein MMRNTVSDIWKLYKKGEKIACVTAYDSTSALLADRAAVDLLLVGDSLGMTVLGHDTTIPVSIDDCLRHSAAVVRGSEKALVVADMPFMSYHGSSHEALKNASRFMQESLVSAVKIEGGEEVADLVKKMVQGGIPVMGHIGLLPQAVLVKGGYKVRGRTEEDEQQLLKDGLALQAAGAFAIVMECVKSDAAKRIVTALDIPIIGIGSGLGCDGEVQVMHDILGLNPDFIPRHAKKYLDLAEQINGAFTQYKDDVKSDRFPTQENWY, from the coding sequence ATGATGAGAAATACCGTTAGCGATATCTGGAAGCTTTATAAGAAAGGTGAAAAGATTGCTTGTGTTACTGCTTATGATTCCACCTCAGCATTATTGGCGGATCGAGCAGCTGTAGACCTCTTGCTTGTAGGGGATTCTTTAGGTATGACTGTTTTGGGTCACGATACGACTATCCCGGTAAGTATAGATGATTGTTTGCGCCATAGTGCAGCAGTTGTTCGGGGTTCGGAGAAGGCTTTAGTAGTAGCTGATATGCCTTTTATGTCTTATCATGGATCATCACATGAAGCGCTTAAGAATGCCAGTCGTTTTATGCAAGAAAGCCTCGTGAGTGCTGTGAAAATCGAGGGTGGAGAAGAAGTCGCCGATTTAGTTAAGAAAATGGTTCAAGGCGGAATTCCTGTGATGGGCCATATAGGTCTTTTACCACAGGCAGTTTTGGTTAAGGGTGGCTATAAAGTTCGTGGACGCACTGAAGAAGACGAGCAACAATTACTCAAAGATGGCTTAGCTTTACAAGCAGCGGGGGCCTTTGCGATTGTTATGGAGTGTGTCAAGAGTGATGCAGCAAAGAGAATTGTGACTGCACTAGATATTCCGATTATAGGAATAGGTTCAGGCTTAGGCTGTGATGGTGAAGTTCAAGTTATGCACGATATTTTAGGTTTAAATCCTGATTTTATTCCCCGTCATGCTAAAAAGTATTTAGATTTAGCCGAGCAAATAAATGGTGCTTTTACTCAGTACAAAGATGATGTTAAGTCAGATCGCTTTCCTACACAAGAGAATTGGTATTAA
- the panC gene encoding pantoate--beta-alanine ligase produces the protein MQQIKTIAQMQELSKQWHFSGDKVAVVPTMGALHEGHLSLIRVAKKHAQKVIVTIFVNPTQFGEGEDLDAYPQPLKEDMRLCDLEGASAVFTPSAAEMYPKDSSTWVDEAQVGLGLCGAKRPGHFRGVTTIVTKLFLAVLPDYAIFGEKDFQQLAVIRRMVRDLNFPVTIIGAPLIREKDGLAMSSRNRYLNTEQRQGALSLSSSLKYACEKIDEDNQVLLKKLKAQMKEIIEGGQGKLDYIEILHAESLEELAILPDSGEIRILVAASFGPARLIDNVGITLG, from the coding sequence ATGCAGCAGATTAAGACGATTGCACAAATGCAGGAGCTTTCCAAGCAATGGCATTTTTCTGGAGACAAAGTTGCAGTTGTTCCTACTATGGGCGCTCTGCATGAGGGTCACCTCTCTTTAATTCGCGTGGCGAAAAAGCATGCGCAAAAAGTCATTGTAACGATTTTTGTTAACCCCACTCAGTTTGGTGAAGGAGAGGATTTAGATGCTTATCCTCAGCCTCTAAAAGAAGATATGCGTCTGTGTGATTTGGAAGGTGCAAGTGCAGTTTTTACTCCCTCTGCAGCAGAAATGTACCCTAAAGATAGTTCGACTTGGGTAGATGAAGCTCAAGTTGGCTTAGGTTTGTGTGGAGCTAAGAGGCCAGGGCACTTTCGTGGAGTGACTACCATAGTAACAAAACTTTTTTTAGCCGTGCTACCCGATTATGCTATTTTTGGAGAAAAAGACTTTCAGCAATTAGCCGTTATACGTCGCATGGTGCGTGATTTAAATTTTCCGGTGACAATTATTGGTGCTCCGTTAATTCGAGAAAAAGATGGTTTGGCAATGTCGTCAAGAAATCGTTACCTCAATACTGAGCAGCGCCAAGGTGCGTTGAGTCTATCATCTTCCCTGAAATATGCATGTGAAAAAATCGACGAAGATAATCAGGTCTTATTAAAAAAGCTGAAAGCTCAGATGAAAGAAATTATAGAAGGCGGTCAAGGCAAGCTCGATTATATAGAGATTCTTCATGCTGAAAGTTTAGAGGAGCTTGCTATCCTTCCTGATTCTGGAGAAATTCGCATTCTTGTGGCAGCTTCTTTTGGTCCAGCAAGACTGATTGATAATGTAGGCATCACTCTTGGCTAA
- a CDS encoding regulatory protein RecX, protein MANRKVLKRRFLEDGRLELTLDNKEKFVLDPFQFKSHYLDLGAEIPNEIYQSFFDEKLLSDCRKKASDLLFRRLHSRGELRRKLRNKQLFSFVLIDKVLEEMTSYGYLDDKRFAELYCKELSKKGFGPRMVSQKMRLRGLESALVQEIIQEFTSSELDTSEELLRLAQKKLKSLHREVDQFKKRQKLYRYLAGRGWGSGDISKVIAKLL, encoded by the coding sequence TTGGCTAATAGAAAAGTACTTAAACGAAGATTTCTTGAGGATGGTCGCTTAGAATTGACCTTAGATAATAAAGAAAAGTTTGTTTTAGATCCATTTCAGTTCAAATCTCATTATCTCGATTTGGGAGCAGAAATCCCCAATGAAATCTATCAGAGTTTCTTTGATGAAAAATTACTTAGTGACTGTAGAAAGAAAGCTTCAGATTTATTATTTCGACGTTTACATAGCCGTGGTGAGCTACGAAGAAAATTACGTAATAAACAGCTGTTCTCCTTTGTCTTGATTGACAAAGTTCTCGAAGAAATGACGTCTTATGGTTATTTGGATGATAAGCGATTTGCCGAGCTCTATTGTAAAGAACTCTCAAAGAAGGGTTTTGGACCGCGAATGGTGAGTCAGAAAATGCGTTTGCGAGGCTTGGAGTCGGCTTTAGTGCAAGAAATCATTCAAGAATTCACGTCATCTGAACTAGACACGAGTGAAGAACTATTGCGTTTGGCGCAAAAGAAGTTAAAATCTTTGCATCGAGAAGTAGATCAATTTAAAAAACGACAAAAACTTTATCGTTATTTAGCTGGGCGCGGATGGGGCTCAGGCGATATTTCGAAAGTTATTGCGAAATTATTATAG
- the glgA gene encoding glycogen synthase, translating to MKSLLLTNEFPPNVYGGAGVHIEYLSRELAKLIPTEVRCFGEQEVEGDNISVKGHSPEFNFPEDGEAKFKGLFNTLNHCQSFAMAPSDAEVVHCHTWYTHFAGLLCQKLYGSKLVVTTHSLEPLRPWKAEQLGRGYDVSSWVEKMAIESADLVIAVSKDTKDDVMKHFDVKDENVQIIYNGIDTEEYTKTLDPELMRSYGIDPDRPIVLFVGRITRQKGIVHLVNSIPKIDPSAQIILAAGAPDTPEIEQEMKEAVDRVCEHREGVVWISEMLDKQSIIKLYSHADIFCCPSIYEPFGIINLEAMSCETAVVASAVGGIKEVVVHHETGFLVPVHQLDVAPYEPVNPQNFSDDLAEEVNRLIADPDLRDRMAQAGRKRAVDDFSWTSIAEKTVEAYRALL from the coding sequence ATGAAAAGTCTTTTATTAACAAATGAGTTTCCACCTAATGTTTATGGCGGCGCGGGTGTTCATATTGAGTATTTAAGTCGTGAATTAGCCAAGCTCATTCCTACAGAGGTTCGCTGCTTTGGCGAACAAGAAGTCGAAGGTGATAATATTAGCGTCAAAGGGCATTCGCCAGAGTTTAATTTTCCTGAAGATGGCGAAGCTAAATTCAAAGGACTTTTTAATACATTAAATCATTGCCAGTCTTTTGCGATGGCTCCGAGTGATGCAGAGGTAGTCCATTGTCATACTTGGTATACACATTTTGCTGGCCTCCTTTGTCAAAAACTTTATGGTTCGAAGCTAGTTGTTACTACTCATAGTTTAGAGCCCTTAAGACCTTGGAAAGCGGAACAGCTTGGTCGTGGCTATGATGTTTCTTCTTGGGTAGAAAAAATGGCTATTGAATCTGCAGATTTAGTGATCGCGGTATCTAAAGATACGAAAGATGATGTGATGAAGCATTTTGATGTAAAAGATGAGAATGTGCAAATTATTTATAATGGTATTGATACTGAGGAATATACGAAGACACTCGATCCAGAGCTGATGCGTTCGTACGGCATTGATCCTGATCGTCCTATTGTGCTATTTGTAGGAAGAATCACACGTCAAAAAGGGATTGTCCATTTGGTTAATTCTATTCCGAAAATCGATCCATCTGCTCAGATTATTCTGGCTGCAGGTGCACCTGATACACCGGAAATTGAGCAAGAAATGAAAGAAGCTGTTGATCGAGTGTGTGAGCATAGAGAAGGGGTTGTTTGGATTTCTGAAATGCTTGATAAACAATCAATTATTAAACTTTATTCACATGCCGATATTTTTTGTTGTCCTTCTATTTACGAACCCTTTGGTATTATTAATTTAGAGGCAATGTCTTGCGAGACGGCCGTAGTTGCGAGCGCAGTCGGTGGTATCAAAGAAGTTGTTGTTCATCACGAAACAGGTTTCTTAGTCCCCGTACATCAGCTTGATGTAGCTCCGTATGAGCCGGTGAATCCACAGAACTTTTCGGATGACTTGGCAGAGGAAGTTAATCGCTTAATTGCTGATCCAGATTTGCGTGATCGCATGGCTCAAGCGGGTAGAAAACGTGCTGTGGACGACTTTAGTTGGACTTCTATTGCGGAAAAAACTGTTGAAGCTTATAGAGCTTTACTATAA
- a CDS encoding LPS-assembly protein LptD, translated as MKQFFSWLTVSLSIILLPLSELDAQGLFNIKGSQINADSSEFKQGSKLFILRDNVRISTGRGLITCDYAEVNTQTFDFEARGNVVATGLEAGEEIKTDLVTGNVKTRVIDIGEYHGKTGPWYLLGDKIESKEDKTITGYNVKFTTCDLEHLGHDAHYYWKADKVVYNEDGSYDAHGIKTYVADVPIFYLPYLTSHLDGSDGQFKVVPGYSSDWGAFLLVSRKIKVTPNVTVTPMVDYRNRHGVAYGTTIDSKGPNHEFKSLFYYMSEVEVDEDEFERFNEPEERYNVDVFHRWDVMDKLTWRLNLDLVSDHEYKDEFNDAGSSYDKTFNSSLNYMDLEYLSDNYSLSLGANARLNDFESSVERLPELRYDLPSYRLNNSKFFYTNENKLGSYKAKWRNFDDDSDLEDYESSRFDSLHAIHYNAKIDNWLNFTPRAALRLTHYSDSSKGEVSDGDLSGLIGANDPYNSPKSSSNNYDDEGGSQLRLVAELGYELSFKAYKTNLDVQNEWMNVNGLRHVIEPYMNHNYIPYVSEDKEHLYYFDETDRIAEQHWVRTGVKNRLQTRRDGQVHNLVTLNTWVDFHLPSDEEDSREGVGDLGTNITFDPRSNLSFESDVILDLNENDLNIYSLTAAVGDPDKLQYTLNYLYRNEFESTNMYSNASSIYNSVYASSFSRSYTEKHALTAGLRYRLWYDNFLSFKTTYDLEEAEIVRYMVELQRRLHAWTAAVRFEESNDEYKVMVYFYLNAYSATNIGYGRGEGG; from the coding sequence ATGAAACAATTTTTTAGCTGGCTCACTGTTAGCTTAAGCATAATTTTACTACCTTTGAGTGAATTAGATGCTCAAGGACTTTTTAATATAAAAGGTTCGCAAATTAATGCGGACTCGTCGGAATTTAAGCAGGGTTCCAAGCTTTTTATTCTCAGAGATAATGTGCGTATTAGCACTGGACGAGGCTTGATCACTTGTGATTATGCAGAAGTCAATACTCAGACCTTTGATTTTGAAGCTCGAGGCAATGTTGTTGCCACGGGGCTAGAAGCAGGGGAAGAGATTAAGACTGACTTAGTTACAGGTAATGTAAAGACTCGTGTTATTGATATCGGTGAATATCATGGAAAAACAGGTCCTTGGTATCTCTTAGGCGATAAGATTGAGAGTAAAGAAGATAAGACAATTACTGGCTACAACGTTAAATTCACCACATGTGACCTGGAGCATTTAGGCCATGACGCGCATTATTATTGGAAGGCGGATAAAGTTGTATACAATGAAGATGGTTCTTATGATGCACATGGAATAAAAACTTATGTTGCCGATGTACCCATTTTTTACCTTCCTTACCTTACCAGCCATTTAGATGGTAGTGATGGTCAGTTTAAAGTTGTTCCTGGTTATAGTTCTGATTGGGGGGCATTTTTACTTGTGAGTCGTAAAATCAAAGTCACTCCGAATGTAACCGTCACTCCGATGGTGGATTATCGTAACAGGCATGGTGTTGCTTATGGTACGACGATAGATAGTAAGGGGCCTAATCACGAGTTTAAATCTTTATTTTACTACATGTCTGAGGTGGAAGTGGATGAAGATGAATTTGAAAGATTTAATGAGCCAGAAGAGCGTTACAATGTGGATGTTTTTCATCGTTGGGACGTGATGGATAAGCTTACCTGGCGCTTGAACTTGGATTTAGTTTCTGATCATGAATATAAGGATGAATTTAATGATGCAGGAAGTTCTTATGATAAAACATTTAATTCGTCATTAAATTATATGGATCTAGAATATTTAAGTGATAATTATTCTTTGTCACTGGGTGCTAATGCTCGCTTGAATGACTTTGAGTCAAGTGTTGAACGCCTCCCCGAGCTCCGTTATGATCTTCCTAGTTACCGATTAAACAATAGTAAATTCTTTTATACCAATGAAAATAAATTGGGTTCTTATAAAGCGAAATGGCGTAATTTTGATGATGATTCTGATTTAGAGGACTATGAATCATCACGTTTCGATAGTTTGCACGCCATTCACTATAATGCCAAAATTGATAACTGGCTGAATTTCACCCCTCGTGCAGCCTTGCGATTAACGCATTACTCCGATTCAAGTAAGGGTGAGGTCAGTGATGGAGATTTAAGTGGCTTAATAGGTGCGAATGACCCATACAATAGTCCCAAGTCTAGTTCGAATAATTATGATGATGAGGGTGGATCACAGCTTCGATTAGTAGCGGAGCTTGGGTACGAACTGAGTTTTAAGGCTTATAAAACAAATCTAGATGTTCAGAATGAGTGGATGAATGTTAATGGACTTCGTCATGTGATTGAGCCCTATATGAACCATAATTACATTCCTTATGTCTCTGAAGATAAAGAGCATTTATACTACTTTGATGAAACGGATAGAATAGCGGAGCAGCATTGGGTACGCACTGGTGTGAAAAATAGACTTCAGACAAGAAGGGATGGCCAAGTACATAATTTAGTGACACTTAATACTTGGGTGGATTTTCATCTTCCTAGTGATGAGGAAGACTCTCGTGAAGGGGTAGGTGACTTAGGGACAAATATCACCTTTGATCCTCGTAGTAATCTGTCGTTTGAATCAGATGTTATTTTAGACTTAAATGAGAATGATTTAAATATCTATTCATTGACCGCCGCTGTGGGCGATCCAGATAAACTCCAGTATACACTGAACTATTTATATAGAAATGAATTTGAAAGCACCAATATGTATTCGAATGCATCATCAATATATAACTCTGTTTATGCGTCCTCATTTTCACGCTCTTATACAGAAAAGCATGCTTTGACTGCAGGTTTACGTTACCGCTTATGGTATGATAACTTCTTATCGTTTAAAACGACTTATGATTTGGAGGAAGCAGAGATTGTTCGTTATATGGTAGAACTACAGCGTCGTTTGCATGCGTGGACTGCCGCGGTTCGTTTTGAGGAATCTAATGATGAATACAAAGTCATGGTTTACTTTTACCTCAATGCTTATTCTGCAACTAATATCGGTTATGGACGAGGCGAAGGTGGCTAG